Proteins from a genomic interval of Nocardia sp. BMG51109:
- a CDS encoding sulfate/molybdate ABC transporter ATP-binding protein — translation MITVTDARKSYGTFAALDNVSIDIPSGELTALLGPSGSGKSTLLRSIAGLESLDSGVVSIAGTDVTRVAPQKRGIGFVFQHYAAFKHMTVRDNVAFGLKIRKRPKNEIRTRVDELLGIVGLDGFQHRYPAQLSGGQRQRMALARALAVDPQVLLLDEPFGALDAKVRQDLRKWLRRLHEEVHVTTVLVTHDQEEALDVADRIAVMNSGRIEQIGSPEEVYDRPANDFVMSFLGDVAKLNGHLVRPHDIRIGRDADVAKAEHEGTAESAGVTRATVERIVRLGFEVRLELRNAATGDLFTAQVTRGDAEALRLADGETVYARATRIPELPVG, via the coding sequence ATGATCACTGTAACCGACGCGAGGAAGTCCTACGGCACCTTCGCGGCGCTCGACAATGTCAGCATCGATATCCCGTCGGGCGAGCTGACCGCGCTGCTGGGCCCGTCCGGGTCCGGCAAGTCGACGCTGCTGCGTTCGATCGCCGGATTGGAATCGCTGGATTCCGGGGTGGTCAGCATCGCCGGAACCGATGTGACCCGGGTCGCGCCGCAGAAGCGCGGTATCGGTTTCGTCTTCCAGCATTACGCGGCGTTCAAGCACATGACCGTGCGCGACAACGTGGCGTTCGGGCTGAAGATCCGCAAGCGGCCCAAGAACGAAATCCGCACGCGCGTCGACGAATTGCTCGGCATCGTCGGGCTGGACGGCTTCCAGCACCGCTATCCGGCCCAGTTGTCCGGCGGTCAGCGGCAGCGCATGGCGCTGGCCCGGGCGCTGGCCGTGGATCCGCAGGTGCTGCTGCTGGACGAGCCGTTCGGCGCACTGGACGCCAAGGTCCGTCAGGACCTGCGCAAATGGTTGCGCCGGCTGCACGAGGAGGTGCACGTGACCACCGTGCTGGTCACCCACGATCAGGAGGAGGCCCTGGACGTGGCCGACCGGATCGCGGTGATGAACTCCGGCCGCATCGAACAGATCGGCAGCCCGGAGGAGGTCTACGACCGTCCCGCCAACGATTTCGTCATGTCGTTTCTCGGCGATGTGGCGAAATTGAACGGTCACCTGGTCCGCCCGCACGATATCCGCATCGGTCGCGACGCGGATGTGGCGAAGGCCGAACACGAGGGCACCGCGGAATCGGCCGGCGTCACCCGTGCCACCGTCGAGCGCATCGTCCGCCTGGGTTTCGAGGTCCGCCTGGAACTGCGCAACGCCGCCACCGGCGACCTGTTCACCGCCCAGGTCACCCGCGGCGACGCCGAGGCCCTCCGCCTGGCCGACGGCGAGACCGTCTACGCCCGCGCGACCCGAATCCCGGAGCTGCCGGTCGGCTGA
- a CDS encoding Ms4533A family Cys-rich leader peptide, which yields MSLSVVPQVRHELALIAVGCLVLADIYCR from the coding sequence GTGTCACTGAGCGTCGTACCGCAGGTCCGCCATGAATTGGCGTTGATCGCAGTCGGCTGTCTCGTCCTCGCGGACATCTACTGTCGCTGA
- the cysW gene encoding sulfate ABC transporter permease subunit CysW — protein sequence MNLSVLSRLSLRTVALLYLFVLLVAPLVIILWRSFENGIGQFIDWISTPAAISAFNISVVIVLITVPLNVIFGIVTATALVRGHFPGRSLIQGVVDLPFSVSPVVVGVALIMLWGTAGWFGGVENLGFRVIFGLPGMVIATVFVTLPYVVREVEPVLREIGDDQEQAAATLGASRWQTFWRITLPAIRWGLTYGVVLTVARALGEFGAVIMVSTGLPGGGQTLTLLVNSRYMNDRNIFGAYCAATLLMGMALVTLLLMTVLERKRGTAK from the coding sequence ATGAATCTGTCTGTGCTGTCCCGGCTTTCGCTGCGCACGGTTGCGCTGCTGTATTTATTCGTACTGCTGGTGGCGCCGCTGGTGATCATCCTGTGGCGCAGCTTCGAGAACGGCATCGGCCAGTTCATCGACTGGATCTCCACGCCCGCGGCCATTTCGGCGTTCAATATCTCGGTCGTCATCGTGCTGATCACCGTGCCCTTGAACGTCATCTTCGGGATCGTCACCGCGACCGCATTGGTGCGCGGGCACTTTCCGGGCCGCTCGCTCATCCAGGGCGTGGTGGATCTGCCGTTCTCGGTGTCGCCGGTGGTGGTCGGCGTCGCGCTGATCATGCTGTGGGGTACGGCCGGCTGGTTCGGCGGCGTCGAGAATCTCGGCTTCCGGGTGATATTCGGGCTGCCCGGCATGGTGATCGCGACGGTCTTCGTCACGCTGCCGTACGTGGTGCGCGAGGTGGAGCCGGTGCTGCGCGAGATCGGCGACGATCAGGAGCAGGCCGCGGCGACGCTGGGCGCCTCGCGCTGGCAGACCTTCTGGCGGATCACGCTGCCGGCCATCCGCTGGGGCCTGACCTACGGCGTCGTGCTGACGGTGGCCCGGGCGCTGGGTGAGTTCGGCGCGGTGATCATGGTGTCGACCGGTCTGCCCGGTGGCGGGCAGACGCTGACCTTGCTGGTCAACTCGCGATATATGAACGACCGCAACATCTTCGGCGCCTACTGCGCGGCCACGCTGCTGATGGGGATGGCGCTGGTCACTCTTCTTCTCATGACCGTTCTGGAACGTAAGCGGGGGACCGCGAAATGA
- a CDS encoding Hsp70 family protein — protein MMVGLGVSIGTVNTVRAVAYGGGKHGPGHRGRRGHCPPETWRTTLTFDSTGTARVGRIPKHGRAITDFADLTQRSAPTARVGHRALSAADLVATVAATVLTDVRELTDVREPESGVTVTHPAGYPPQRVDDLREALDAAGLEQAVLAAEPVAAAAWLEDACGPMMPGLALVYDLGGSGLRVTLVRVGAGCPTDPVVGESLRSSDFGGRAFGAQMARRSGWRSGDGSNAASDAVITELRTKHVRKSLGMVYKCLRVADVTMADVDCVLVIGGAARPPEVVDVLAAALARPIIVAPDPEHTVAEGAAILARRSVEGETGTTGHRRGWWRGGPARLGRVGAGRLFGRRAVRVTATAAIAATAALCATTAVAGDATIPAADACVAHPCR, from the coding sequence ATGATGGTTGGGCTCGGAGTCAGCATCGGCACGGTCAACACGGTGCGTGCGGTGGCGTACGGAGGCGGTAAGCACGGGCCGGGGCATCGGGGGCGTCGGGGGCATTGCCCGCCGGAGACCTGGCGCACCACCCTGACGTTCGACAGTACCGGCACCGCGCGCGTCGGCCGGATCCCCAAGCACGGCCGGGCCATCACCGATTTCGCCGACCTCACCCAGCGTTCGGCGCCGACCGCCCGGGTCGGGCATCGCGCGCTGTCGGCCGCCGACCTGGTGGCGACGGTCGCCGCGACCGTGCTGACCGACGTGCGCGAGCTGACCGACGTGCGCGAGCCGGAGTCCGGCGTCACCGTCACCCACCCGGCCGGCTATCCGCCGCAGCGCGTGGACGATCTGCGCGAGGCCCTCGACGCGGCCGGGCTGGAACAGGCCGTGCTGGCGGCCGAGCCGGTCGCAGCCGCCGCCTGGCTGGAGGACGCCTGCGGCCCGATGATGCCCGGCCTGGCGCTGGTGTACGACCTGGGCGGCTCCGGGCTCCGGGTCACCCTGGTCCGGGTCGGCGCGGGCTGCCCGACCGATCCGGTGGTCGGAGAATCGTTGCGCTCCAGCGATTTCGGCGGCCGCGCGTTCGGCGCACAGATGGCCCGGCGGTCCGGCTGGCGCTCCGGGGACGGGTCGAACGCCGCCTCCGATGCGGTCATCACCGAACTGCGCACCAAACACGTGCGCAAATCGCTCGGCATGGTCTACAAGTGCCTGCGCGTCGCCGATGTCACGATGGCCGACGTCGACTGCGTCCTGGTGATCGGCGGCGCGGCCCGGCCGCCGGAGGTGGTCGATGTCCTCGCCGCCGCCCTGGCCCGGCCGATCATCGTGGCGCCCGACCCGGAGCACACCGTCGCCGAGGGCGCCGCGATCCTGGCCCGCCGGTCCGTCGAGGGGGAGACGGGCACGACCGGTCACCGCCGCGGCTGGTGGCGCGGTGGACCGGCCCGCCTCGGCCGGGTGGGGGCCGGTCGGCTGTTCGGCCGGCGCGCCGTCCGGGTGACGGCCACCGCGGCGATCGCCGCCACCGCGGCCCTGTGCGCAACCACGGCGGTCGCTGGCGATGCCACGATCCCCGCCGCCGACGCGTGTGTAGCGCACCCGTGCCGTTGA
- the cysT gene encoding sulfate ABC transporter permease subunit CysT, which produces MTSIDAGPAPAKSGGGVRSWLRVTGSVGPLGIATAVLWLSVIVLLPLAALVFHSFDDGWSGFWDAVTAPAALDALRVTVLVSVVVALLNVVMGTLVAWVLVRDDFPGKSIVNALIDLPFALPTIVASIVMLSLYGPQSPIDVHLNATQPGLVAALGFVTLPFVVRSVQPVLIEADAEVEQAAISLGADNWTTFRRIVLPTLVPAIISGGGLAFARAIGEFGSVVLIGGNIPGKTQVASQYIQQQIEVDRPVNAAAVSVALLAISFVTLLVLRLFADRSARKEQATR; this is translated from the coding sequence ATGACCAGTATCGACGCCGGACCCGCCCCGGCGAAAAGCGGCGGCGGTGTCCGGTCCTGGCTCCGGGTGACCGGGTCGGTCGGCCCGCTGGGCATCGCCACCGCGGTGCTGTGGCTGAGCGTGATCGTGCTGCTACCGCTGGCCGCGCTCGTCTTCCATTCCTTCGACGACGGCTGGTCCGGGTTCTGGGACGCGGTGACCGCGCCCGCCGCGCTGGACGCGTTGCGCGTCACCGTCCTCGTCTCGGTGGTGGTGGCGCTGCTCAACGTCGTGATGGGCACGCTCGTCGCGTGGGTGCTGGTGCGGGACGACTTCCCCGGCAAGAGCATCGTGAACGCGCTGATCGACCTGCCGTTCGCGCTGCCGACGATCGTGGCCAGCATCGTCATGTTGTCGCTGTACGGCCCGCAGAGCCCGATCGACGTACACCTCAACGCCACCCAGCCCGGCCTGGTGGCGGCGCTCGGATTCGTCACGCTGCCGTTCGTGGTGCGCTCGGTGCAGCCGGTGCTGATCGAGGCCGACGCGGAGGTGGAGCAGGCCGCGATCTCGCTGGGCGCCGACAACTGGACCACCTTCCGGCGCATCGTGCTGCCCACCCTGGTGCCGGCGATCATCTCCGGCGGCGGGCTCGCTTTCGCCAGGGCCATCGGCGAATTCGGCTCGGTGGTCCTGATCGGCGGCAACATTCCGGGCAAGACCCAGGTGGCCTCGCAGTACATTCAGCAGCAGATCGAGGTCGACCGCCCGGTGAACGCGGCCGCGGTTTCTGTTGCGCTGCTGGCTATTTCGTTCGTGACACTGCTGGTGCTTCGGCTGTTCGCCGATCGCAGCGCGCGCAAGGAGCAGGCAACGCGATGA
- a CDS encoding diiron oxygenase produces the protein MSVAATPDVDPVVAQAQEYAQKLMLLSEGSVNKHFDPFEDIDWDNPDFAADAGEERWVLPVSGDALGRHPWYQAQPLERKIAIGKYRQANVAKVGLQFESILISGMVTHNFGLPNGSPEFRYCSHEMIEEHNHTLMFQEMVNRIGIDVPGMGPLVSKFKYIGAPVAAKFPNLFFMAVLAGEEPIDHIQKAILRSGDEVHPIMRGVMSIHVAEEARHISFAHEFLKQHVPETGKANKFALSLLMPLVMWILGRSIYTPPRSFWREFDIPDHVRKELFYGSKEAKQDFSDFFGDVRTLAKEIGLMNPIAKGMWKLLRIDGHTTRYRSEPVRAARAG, from the coding sequence ATGTCTGTTGCCGCGACGCCCGACGTCGACCCGGTGGTCGCCCAGGCTCAGGAGTACGCCCAGAAGCTGATGCTGCTCTCGGAGGGCTCGGTCAACAAGCACTTCGATCCGTTCGAGGACATCGACTGGGACAACCCCGATTTCGCCGCCGACGCCGGCGAGGAGCGCTGGGTGCTGCCCGTCTCCGGTGACGCGCTCGGCCGCCACCCCTGGTATCAGGCGCAGCCGCTGGAGCGCAAGATTGCCATCGGCAAGTATCGCCAGGCCAATGTCGCCAAGGTCGGCCTGCAGTTCGAGTCGATCCTGATCAGCGGCATGGTGACGCACAACTTCGGACTGCCCAACGGATCCCCCGAGTTCCGGTACTGCTCCCACGAGATGATCGAGGAGCACAACCACACCCTGATGTTCCAGGAGATGGTCAACCGGATCGGTATCGACGTACCCGGGATGGGCCCGCTGGTCAGCAAGTTCAAGTACATCGGGGCGCCGGTCGCCGCGAAGTTCCCGAACCTGTTCTTCATGGCGGTGCTGGCCGGCGAGGAGCCGATCGATCACATCCAGAAGGCGATCCTGCGCTCGGGCGACGAGGTGCACCCGATCATGCGCGGCGTGATGTCCATTCACGTGGCCGAGGAGGCCCGGCACATCTCCTTCGCGCACGAGTTCCTCAAGCAGCACGTGCCCGAGACGGGTAAGGCCAACAAGTTCGCGCTGTCGCTGCTGATGCCGCTCGTCATGTGGATCCTGGGACGGTCGATCTACACTCCGCCGCGGTCGTTCTGGCGAGAGTTCGACATTCCCGACCACGTCCGCAAGGAGCTGTTCTACGGCTCCAAGGAGGCGAAGCAGGACTTCAGCGACTTCTTCGGTGACGTGCGCACGCTCGCCAAGGAGATCGGCCTGATGAACCCGATCGCCAAGGGCATGTGGAAGCTGCTGCGGATCGACGGCCACACCACCCGGTACCGCTCGGAGCCCGTGCGCGCGGCGCGAGCCGGCTGA
- a CDS encoding glycoside hydrolase family 15 protein: protein MSSYDEPITNTPGGILSDGLPVPRDALDDVPDASLAAGFIPVAPGATHRSVYPPIDDYAFLSDCETSCLIARNGSVEWMCLPRPDSPSVFGAMLDRGAGHFRLGPYGVNVPAARRYLPGGIIVETTWQTETGWLIVRDALVLGPWHNNDKRSRTYRRTPRDWDAEHILLRTVKCVNGVVELEMTCEPAFDYYRGVADWEYSGDVYEQARATCENMPDCPTLTLTTDMRLGLEGRSAQARTRMKEGDEVFVALSWSPLPPPRTFAEAAEKMWATTEYWRQWITLGKFPDHEWRGYLQRSALTLKGLTYAPTGALLAAATTSLPETPGGERNWDYRYSWVRDSTFALWGLYTLGLNREADDFFSFLYDVTKCDDGEAMPLQVLYGIGGEREITEYELGHLHGYDGARPVRVGNDAYQQEQHDIWGTILDSVYLHVKSRQQVPESLWPILERQVQAAIEHWRDPDRGLWEVRGEPQHFTSSKVMCWVALDRGAKLAEMHGEYDYARKWRDIAHEIHADILDHGVNSDGVFTQTYGGQSLDASLLLVPLLRFLPPDDSRVRDTVLAIADDLTDQGLVLRYRTESTDDGLTGTEGTFTICSFWLVSALVEIGEVRRARHLLERLLGYSSPLKLYAEEIDPRTGRHLGNFPQAFTHLALINAVMHVIRAEESVGAGEFHPAHRTT, encoded by the coding sequence ATGTCGTCGTACGATGAGCCGATCACCAACACCCCCGGCGGAATCCTGTCCGACGGACTGCCGGTTCCGCGCGACGCGCTGGACGACGTTCCCGACGCCTCGCTGGCCGCCGGATTCATCCCGGTCGCGCCCGGGGCGACGCACCGGTCGGTGTATCCGCCGATCGACGACTACGCCTTCCTGTCCGACTGCGAGACCAGCTGCCTGATCGCGCGCAACGGCTCGGTGGAGTGGATGTGCCTGCCGCGGCCCGACTCCCCCAGCGTGTTCGGCGCCATGCTCGACCGCGGTGCCGGGCACTTCCGGCTCGGCCCGTACGGGGTGAACGTGCCCGCGGCCCGCCGCTACCTGCCCGGCGGCATCATCGTGGAGACGACCTGGCAGACCGAGACCGGCTGGCTGATCGTGCGCGACGCCCTGGTCCTGGGTCCGTGGCACAACAACGACAAGCGCAGCCGCACCTACCGCCGCACGCCGCGGGACTGGGATGCCGAACATATTCTGCTGCGCACGGTGAAATGCGTGAACGGCGTCGTCGAACTGGAGATGACCTGCGAGCCGGCCTTCGACTACTACCGCGGCGTCGCCGACTGGGAATACTCCGGTGACGTCTACGAGCAGGCGCGAGCGACGTGCGAGAACATGCCTGATTGCCCGACGCTGACTCTCACCACCGATATGCGGCTGGGCCTGGAGGGCCGCTCCGCGCAGGCCCGCACCCGCATGAAGGAAGGCGACGAGGTCTTCGTCGCCCTGTCCTGGTCCCCGCTCCCGCCACCACGCACCTTCGCCGAGGCCGCCGAGAAGATGTGGGCCACCACCGAATACTGGCGGCAATGGATCACCCTCGGCAAGTTCCCCGACCACGAATGGCGCGGCTACCTGCAACGCAGCGCACTCACCCTGAAAGGCCTCACCTACGCCCCCACCGGCGCCCTGCTCGCCGCCGCCACCACCTCCCTCCCGGAAACCCCCGGCGGCGAACGCAACTGGGACTACCGCTACAGCTGGGTCCGCGACTCCACCTTCGCCCTGTGGGGCCTCTACACCCTCGGGCTCAACCGCGAGGCCGACGACTTCTTCTCGTTCCTCTACGACGTCACCAAGTGCGACGACGGTGAGGCGATGCCGCTGCAGGTGCTCTACGGCATCGGCGGGGAGCGCGAGATCACCGAATACGAGCTGGGCCATCTGCACGGCTACGACGGCGCCCGGCCGGTCCGCGTCGGCAACGACGCATACCAGCAGGAACAGCACGACATCTGGGGCACCATCCTCGATTCGGTCTACCTGCACGTGAAATCGCGCCAGCAGGTGCCCGAATCGCTGTGGCCGATACTGGAGCGGCAGGTGCAGGCCGCGATCGAGCACTGGCGCGACCCCGACCGCGGCCTGTGGGAGGTGCGCGGCGAACCACAGCACTTCACCTCGTCGAAGGTGATGTGCTGGGTCGCGCTGGACCGCGGCGCGAAACTGGCCGAGATGCACGGCGAATACGACTACGCCAGGAAATGGCGCGACATCGCCCACGAGATCCACGCCGACATCCTGGACCACGGCGTGAACTCCGACGGGGTGTTCACCCAGACCTACGGCGGGCAGTCCCTGGATGCCTCACTGCTGCTGGTGCCGCTGCTGCGGTTCCTGCCGCCCGACGATTCCCGGGTCCGCGACACGGTGCTGGCCATCGCCGACGATCTCACCGATCAGGGCCTGGTGCTGCGGTATCGCACCGAATCCACCGACGACGGGCTGACCGGCACCGAGGGCACCTTCACCATCTGCTCGTTCTGGCTGGTGTCGGCGCTGGTGGAGATCGGCGAGGTGCGCCGGGCGCGGCACCTGCTGGAGCGGCTGCTCGGCTACTCCAGCCCGCTCAAGCTCTATGCGGAGGAGATCGACCCGCGCACGGGCCGGCACCTGGGCAATTTCCCGCAGGCGTTCACCCACCTGGCCCTGATCAACGCCGTGATGCACGTGATCCGCGCGGAGGAATCGGTCGGCGCGGGCGAATTCCACCCCGCACACCGGACGACCTGA
- a CDS encoding class I SAM-dependent methyltransferase, with product MKLNTIERLAMNNPVRAAHQHHREAAWFRRLAGGDLSGRRVLEVGCGRGVGVEVLQDRLGAAHVTAFDFDPAMVDVAERRLHGRANVALSQGDVCEIRQPDASMDVVMDFGIIHHVPDWRQALAEVVRVLRPGGTVLFEEVPRHLLDTWAMRTFTVHPRENRFEATEFVTELRRHGLHGQAEIEHHLGGLLFVGAATKS from the coding sequence GTGAAGCTCAACACCATCGAGCGCCTGGCGATGAACAATCCGGTCCGCGCCGCGCACCAGCACCACCGGGAGGCGGCGTGGTTCCGTCGCCTTGCCGGAGGTGACCTGTCCGGTCGGCGCGTGCTCGAGGTCGGTTGCGGCCGCGGAGTCGGCGTCGAGGTACTCCAGGATCGTCTCGGTGCGGCGCACGTGACCGCGTTCGACTTCGATCCGGCCATGGTCGACGTCGCCGAACGCAGGCTGCACGGTCGTGCGAATGTCGCACTCTCGCAAGGGGATGTGTGCGAGATCCGGCAACCGGACGCGAGCATGGACGTGGTGATGGATTTCGGGATCATCCACCATGTCCCCGACTGGCGGCAGGCGCTCGCGGAGGTCGTCCGGGTGCTGCGGCCCGGCGGCACGGTGCTGTTCGAGGAGGTTCCCCGGCACCTGCTGGACACCTGGGCGATGCGGACGTTCACGGTGCATCCGCGCGAGAACCGGTTCGAGGCGACGGAATTCGTCACCGAGTTGAGGCGGCACGGCCTGCACGGACAGGCCGAGATCGAACACCACCTCGGCGGACTGCTCTTCGTCGGGGCTGCCACCAAGTCCTGA
- a CDS encoding sulfate ABC transporter substrate-binding protein produces the protein MSRSPRFRARTTTSVALLTLAALLLGACSGGASDIPGTKGGGASSTLTLYAYATPKPGFDKVIPAFAKTSAGSDVQVQQSYGASGDQSRKVKDGAQADVVNFSVEPDITRLVDAGLVDQNWNSDAHRGIPFGSVVAIVVRKDNPKGIKDWDDLLKPGVEVVTPNPFSSGSAKWNLLAPYAAKSDGGKNPQAGLDYLGKLVTPEHVKVQPKSGREATETFLQGTGDVLLSYENEAIFSQRQGDAIDYTVPEETFKIENPIAVLKTSRNLDKAVAFKDFQYTPAGQRAWAQAGFRPVDPEVAEEFNKDFPEPRRLWTIADLGGWKQVDKELFTPGSGSVAAIYEKATK, from the coding sequence ATGTCTCGCAGCCCTCGGTTCCGGGCCAGGACGACGACGAGCGTCGCGCTGCTCACGCTGGCGGCGCTGCTACTCGGCGCCTGCAGCGGCGGAGCCAGCGATATCCCCGGCACCAAGGGCGGCGGTGCGAGCAGCACGCTGACGCTGTATGCGTACGCCACCCCCAAGCCGGGATTCGACAAGGTCATCCCCGCCTTCGCCAAGACCTCGGCCGGATCGGACGTGCAGGTGCAGCAGTCCTACGGCGCCTCCGGCGACCAGTCCCGCAAGGTGAAGGACGGCGCGCAGGCCGACGTCGTCAACTTCTCCGTCGAACCCGACATCACCCGCCTGGTCGACGCCGGGCTGGTCGATCAGAACTGGAACAGCGACGCGCACCGGGGCATCCCGTTCGGATCGGTGGTCGCGATCGTGGTGCGCAAGGACAACCCGAAGGGCATCAAGGACTGGGACGACCTGCTGAAACCGGGCGTCGAGGTGGTCACCCCGAACCCGTTCAGCTCGGGTTCCGCCAAGTGGAACCTGCTGGCCCCGTACGCCGCGAAGAGCGACGGCGGCAAGAACCCGCAGGCCGGTCTCGACTACCTGGGCAAGCTGGTCACCCCCGAGCACGTGAAGGTCCAGCCGAAGTCGGGCCGCGAGGCCACCGAGACGTTCCTGCAGGGCACCGGCGATGTGTTGCTCAGCTACGAGAACGAGGCCATCTTCTCGCAGCGCCAGGGCGACGCGATCGACTACACGGTTCCCGAGGAGACCTTCAAGATCGAGAATCCGATCGCGGTCCTGAAGACCAGCCGGAATCTCGACAAGGCGGTGGCGTTCAAGGACTTCCAGTACACCCCGGCGGGCCAGCGGGCCTGGGCGCAGGCCGGTTTCCGGCCGGTCGATCCGGAGGTGGCGGAGGAGTTCAACAAGGACTTCCCCGAGCCGCGCAGGTTGTGGACGATCGCGGATCTGGGCGGCTGGAAGCAGGTCGACAAGGAGCTGTTCACCCCCGGCTCCGGCAGCGTCGCGGCCATCTACGAGAAGGCAACCAAATGA
- the lepA gene encoding translation elongation factor 4: MPSFVETTFTDPARIRNFCIIAHIDHGKSTLADRMLQLTGVVEERQMRAQYLDRMDIERERGITIKAQNVRLPWTIDTDGRSEEHVMHLIDTPGHVDFTYEVSRALEACEGAILLVDAAQGIEAQTLANLYLAMDKDLVVIPVLNKIDLPAADPDRYAAELAHIVGCEPEEVLRVSGKTGAGVPELLNEVVRQVPPPVGEADAPARAMIFDSVYDTYRGVVTYVRVVDGKLTPREKIRMMSTGATHELLEIGIVSPEPKPTRGLGVGEVGYLITGVKDVRQSKVGDTVTSAKGGAAEPLTGYREPHPMVFSGLYPVDGSDYPDLRDALDKLQLNDAALTYQPETSVALGFGFRCGFLGLLHMEITRERLQREFDLDLISTAPNVIYRVVMEDGVEHTVTNPSYWPEGKSRQVFEPIVKVTIISPSEFIGSIMELCQSRRGELGGMDYLSEERVEMRYTLPMAEIIFDFFDSLKSRTRGYASLDYEEAGEQQADLVKVDILLQGEAVDAFSAIVHRDAAQAYGRKMTEKLKELIPRQQFEVPIQAAIGSKVIARENIRAIRKDVLSKCYGGDISRKRKLLEKQKEGKKRMKTIGRVDVPQEAFVAALSAEAPSDKPKGK; encoded by the coding sequence GTGCCAAGCTTCGTCGAGACGACGTTCACCGATCCGGCCCGGATCCGGAACTTCTGCATCATCGCGCATATCGACCACGGGAAGTCGACCCTGGCCGATCGGATGCTGCAGCTGACCGGTGTGGTCGAGGAGCGGCAGATGCGCGCGCAGTATCTGGACCGGATGGATATCGAGCGGGAGCGCGGCATCACGATCAAGGCGCAGAACGTGCGGCTGCCCTGGACGATCGACACCGACGGTCGATCCGAAGAGCATGTGATGCACCTGATCGACACCCCCGGCCACGTGGACTTCACCTACGAGGTCTCCCGGGCGCTGGAGGCGTGCGAGGGCGCGATCCTGCTGGTCGACGCGGCGCAGGGCATCGAGGCGCAGACGCTGGCCAACCTCTACCTGGCGATGGACAAGGACCTGGTGGTCATCCCGGTCCTGAACAAGATCGACCTACCGGCCGCCGACCCGGACCGCTATGCCGCCGAGCTGGCCCACATCGTGGGCTGCGAGCCGGAGGAGGTGCTGCGGGTCTCGGGCAAGACCGGCGCCGGCGTGCCCGAACTGTTGAACGAAGTGGTCCGGCAGGTCCCGCCGCCGGTGGGGGAGGCCGACGCGCCCGCGCGGGCGATGATCTTCGACTCGGTCTACGACACCTACCGCGGCGTCGTCACCTATGTGCGCGTGGTGGACGGCAAGCTCACCCCGCGCGAGAAGATCCGGATGATGTCCACCGGCGCCACGCACGAGCTGCTGGAGATCGGCATCGTCTCGCCGGAGCCGAAACCTACTCGGGGGCTCGGCGTCGGTGAGGTCGGCTACCTGATCACCGGCGTGAAGGACGTCCGTCAGTCGAAGGTCGGCGATACCGTCACCAGCGCGAAAGGCGGTGCGGCAGAACCGCTTACCGGCTATCGCGAGCCGCACCCGATGGTCTTCTCCGGCCTGTACCCGGTGGACGGCTCGGACTATCCCGACCTCCGCGACGCCCTGGACAAGTTGCAGCTCAACGACGCCGCGCTGACCTACCAGCCGGAGACGTCCGTGGCGCTGGGCTTCGGTTTCCGCTGCGGCTTCCTGGGCCTGCTGCATATGGAGATCACCCGCGAGCGGCTGCAGCGCGAGTTCGACCTGGACCTGATCTCCACCGCGCCGAACGTGATCTACCGGGTGGTCATGGAGGACGGCGTCGAGCACACCGTCACCAACCCCTCGTACTGGCCGGAGGGCAAGTCGCGCCAGGTCTTCGAGCCGATCGTCAAGGTCACCATAATCTCGCCGAGCGAATTCATCGGTTCGATCATGGAGTTGTGCCAGTCCCGCCGCGGCGAACTGGGCGGCATGGACTACCTGTCGGAAGAGCGCGTGGAGATGCGCTACACGCTGCCGATGGCCGAGATCATCTTCGACTTCTTCGATTCGCTGAAGTCGCGCACCCGCGGCTACGCCAGCCTCGACTACGAGGAGGCCGGCGAGCAGCAGGCCGACCTGGTGAAGGTGGACATTCTGTTGCAGGGCGAGGCCGTCGACGCGTTCTCGGCCATCGTGCACCGTGACGCGGCCCAGGCCTACGGCCGCAAGATGACCGAGAAGCTCAAGGAGCTGATCCCGCGCCAGCAGTTCGAGGTGCCGATCCAGGCGGCGATCGGGTCGAAGGTCATCGCCCGTGAGAATATTCGTGCCATCCGTAAGGACGTGCTGTCCAAGTGCTACGGCGGCGACATCAGCCGCAAGCGCAAGCTGCTGGAGAAGCAGAAGGAGGGCAAGAAGCGGATGAAGACCATCGGGCGGGTCGACGTTCCGCAGGAGGCATTCGTCGCCGCCTTGTCCGCGGAGGCGCCGTCGGACAAGCCGAAGGGGAAATAG